In a single window of the Elaeis guineensis isolate ETL-2024a chromosome 6, EG11, whole genome shotgun sequence genome:
- the LOC105034104 gene encoding U11/U12 small nuclear ribonucleoprotein 59 kDa protein, with protein sequence MIPELSSSAPPPQSLAWQPLQSAGSSFWQPEYVHEHLRKLRETIDLMKAVQKELEEIDCIRSSRQDNADRDDFLSYDHLLGRKILQSSNDTIAGDTFQHVENDILLQCSETVKAKRISLNAQESLAMEAACSIFSTLKKQLIPFCVITNQASLWEERSVAVKLAQKLQKSRRNKCWKKRKRKRVAELINKEREDYEKADQEADEWRMREIAKDIARCKVEKMKEIAKLKANEEKRRLESELELVLIVEKLQELRSFRIQKLKKQGHFLPEEDDKFLERVQAAVEEEERQAAAAADTNAAKDAIATVQESRKAIHSVSSEENDVNHDKGEVIVNQDKVGGIEGERSSDLNANVKSEQPKVEGQSCGGGHDFVANLPFEFYHYYHGSSNDMGTLIEVRKVWDAYIRPGGSRIPGHWIQPPPPTDEVWESYLVHKK encoded by the exons ATGATTCCAGAATTATCATCATCTGCACCACCTCCTCAGTCTCTAGCATGGCAACCTCTTCAATCTGCTGGAAGTTCTTTCTGGCAACCAGAATATGTGCATGAGCATCTACGAAAGTTAAGAGAAACTATTGATCTGATGAAAGCGGT GCAGAAAGAACTAGAGGAAATTGATTGTATTAGAAGTTCCAGACAAGATAATGCTGACAGAGATGACTTCTTATCCTATGATCACCTATTAGGAAGAAAAATCTTGCAATCTTCAAATGACACCATCGCCGGAGACACCTTTCAGCATGTTGAGAATGACATTCTTCTGCAATGCTCTGAGACAGTTAAAGCAAAGAGGATCAGTTTAAATGCTCAAGAGTCTCTTGCAATGGAAGCTGCATGCTCTATATTTTCTACTCTTAAAAAGCAACTTATACCTTTCTGTGTAATCACAAATCAAGCAAGTCTATGGGAAGAAAGGTCGGTGGCGGTAAAATTAGCTCAGAAGCTGCAGAAGTCTAGAAGGAACAAATgttggaagaaaagaaagagaaaacgtGTTGCAGAACTAATCAACAAG GAGCGTGAAGATTATGAAAAAGCTGATCAGGAAGCTGATGAATGGAGGATGAGGGAGATTGCCAAGGACATTGCAAGGTGCAAG gtagaaaaaatgaaggaaatTGCAAAACTCAAAGCTAACGAGGAGAAAAGAAGACTAGAATCTGAG CTTGAGCTTGTATTAATTGTGGAGAAGTTGCAAGAGCTTCGCTCCTTCAGAATTCAGAAATTGAAGAAACAAG GTCATTTTCTCCCTGAAGAGGATGATAAATTTCTTGAGCGAGTGCAAGCTGCAGTTGAAGAAGAGGAGCGCCAAGCTGCAGCTGCTGCTGACACGAATGCTGCTAAGGATGCTATTGCAACAGTCCAGGAATCTAGAAAAGCTATCCACAGTGTAAGCAGTGAAGAAAATGATGTAAATCATGATAAAGGTGAGGTGATAGTGAATCAAGACAAGGTAGGTGGAATTGAAGGTGAAAGAAGTTCAGATCTAAATGCAAATGTGAAATCTGAACAACCAAAAGTTGAAGGTCAAAGTTGTGGTGGAGGCCATGATTTCGTTGCCAATTTACCATTTGAGTTCTACCACTATTATCATGGAAGCAGCAATGATATGGGAACACTAATTGAG